TCTGATGCTGTCGGGGCAGATCCCCTTCGGTGAGGACAAGCGCCCGCTTACCGGCCCCATCGAAGAACAGACACATGCCGTGCTCAAGGCCATCGCGGCGCGGCTGGAGGCAGTGGGCAGCTCCCTGGACGACGTGGTGAAGGCCAATATCTGGCTCAGCGACCTGGCTCATTTCGATGCCTTCAACAAGGTCTACGCCAGCTATTTCAAGGAAGGCAGTTACCCGGTGCGCAGCCTGGTACAGGCCCAACTGGTTTTTGGCGTTGGCGTTGAGATCGAAGTCCAGGCGCTGGATAAAACCGCCTGATCGCGCCATCATCAACTTCTTTTTTGCAGGAAACCTCGTCATGACCGATTTGTTCGAAAACCCCATGGGCCTGTGCGGCTTTGAGTTCGTCGAGTTCGCCTCGCCTGCCGACGGCGTGCTGGAGCCGTTGTTCGAGAAGCTGGGCTTCACGCTGGTGGCCAAGCATCGCTCCAAGGACGTGGTGCTGTATCGCCAGGGTGGCATCAATTTCATCATCAACCGCGAGCCCAAGAGTCAGGCCGCCTATTTCACGGCCGAGCACGGCCCCAGTGCCTGCGGCCTGGCTTTCCGCGTCAAGGATGCGCACAAGGCCTACAAGCGCGCGCTGGAGCTGGGCGCGCAGCCCGTGGACATTCCCACCGGCCCCATGGAACTGCGCCTGCCCGCCATCAAGGGCATCGGTGGTGCGCCGCTGTACCTGATCGACCGCTACGAAGACGGCAAGTCCATCTACGACATCGATTTCGAGTTTCTGCCCGGGGTGGACCGCAATCCCAAGGGTCACGGCTTCCAGCTCGTCGATCACCTCACGCACAACGTCTACCGTGGCCGCATGGCCTACTGGGCCGACTTCTACAACAAGCTGTTCAACTTCCAGGAAATCCGCTACTTCGACATCCAGGGCGAGTACACGGGCCTGACCTCCAAGGCCATGACTGCGCCTGACGGCCTGATCCGCATTCCTCTGAACGAAGAAGCCAAGCAGGGCGGTGGCCAGATCGAGGAATTCCTGATGAAGTTCAACGGCGAGGGCATACAGCACATCGCGCTGTTGTGCGAAGACCTACCCACGGCCATCGACAGCCTGCAGATGGCCGGCATTCCGCTGCTGACTGCGCCCAACGACATCTATTACGAGAACCTCGCCAAGCGCCTGCCCGGCCACGGCCAGCCGGTGGGCGAGCTGCAGTCGCGTGGCATCTTGCTGGATGGAACCACCGAAGGCGGCCAGCCACGCCTGCTGTTGCAGATCTTCTCCGAGCCGCTGTTGGGCCCCGTGTTCTTCGAATTCATCGAGCGCAAGGGCAACTACCGCGAAGGCTTCGGCGAGGGTAATTTCAAGGCGCTGTTCGAGTCCATGGAACGCGACCAGATCAACCGCGGCGTGCTCGATACCGCCAAGGAATGAGCACCATGAAGATCGACCGCATCCATCACGTGGCCTACCGCTGCAGGGACGCCAAGGAAACCGTGCTCTGGTACAACCAGATGCTGAAGATGGACTTCGTGCTGGCCATTGCCGAGGACCAGGTGCCATCGACCAAGGCGCCCGACCCGTATATGCACATCTTCATGGACGCTGGCAACGGCAATGTGCTGGCCTTTTTCGAGCTGCCCACCCAGCCGCCCATGGGTCGCGACCCGAACACGCCGGCCTGGGTGCAGCACATCGCCTTCCGCGTGAAGGATCGGGCCGAGCTGCTGGAGTTCAAGGCTCACCTGGAGGCCAATGGCGTTGACGTGCTGGGCGTGACCGACCACGGTGCATTCCACTCCATCTACTTCTTCGACCCCAATGGTCACCGCATCGAACTGGCGTGCCCCGATCCGGACGAGGAAGCCATGATCAAGAGGCTTGATGCCGTGAAATGGGACATGCTCGAAGACTGGAGCAAGACCAAGCGTGCGCCCAAGCATGCGGCTTTCCTGCACGAGAGGGAGTTCCAGCAATGAGCGCGGTCCTGAATGAGACCTTGAACCCCCAGCTCCAGAGCTGGGTGGTCTCGGCCAACGCTGCGGGTTGCGACTTCCCCATCCAGAACCTGCCCTTTGGCCGCTTTCGCACGCTGGGCGACAGCGGCTGGCGTATCGGCGTCGCCATCGGCAACCAGGTGCTGGATCTGCGCACTGCCGGCCTGATCGACCATGCGGACATGCACCGCTTGATGCAGGCCACGCGGCAAGAGCGCCAGGCCCTGCGCCAGGCGCTTTCCGAAGGCTTGCGCGAGGGCAGTACCAAGCAGTCGGCATGGGCGCCAGCGCTGCTGCCCCAGTCTGCAGTGGAGCTGGGCCTGCCCTGCGAGGTGGGTGACTACACCGACTTCTACGTCGGCATCCACCACGCCTCCGAAATCGGCCGCCAGTTCCGCCCCGACAACCCGCTGCTGCCCAATTACAAATGGGTGCCCATCGGCTATCACGGCCGTGCCTCCACGCTGCAGGCCAGCGGATCGTCCTTCCATCGACCCATGGGGCAGTCCAAGGCGCCCGATGCGGCTCAGCCCGTGCTGGCACCCTGTGCGCGGCTGGACATCGAGCTGGAGCTGGGCATTTTCATTGGCCAGCCCAACGTCCTGGGCGTGCCCGTGTCCATGAGAGAGGCCGAGCAACATGTCTTCGGCATCACGCTGTTCAACGACTGGAGCGCACGCGACATCCAGGCCTGGGAATACCAGCCGCTGGGTCCTTTCCTGTCCAAGAACTTCGCCAGCACGGTCTCGCCCTGGATGGTGACGATGGAGGCACTGGAGCCATTTCGCCGGCCGTTCGGCCGTCCTGAAGGCGACCCCGATCCGCTCCCATACCTGGACTCTGCCGACAACCGCACGTGCGGCGCCATCGCTATCCAGATGGAAGTGGTGCTGCAGACGGCGCGCATGGCCCGAGAGGGACATGCGGGTGATGTGATCAGCCGCTCCAACTTCGCCGAGGCCGCGTACTGGACCGTGGCGCAGCTCGTGGCCCACCACACCGTCAACGGCTGCGCGCTGCGCGCGGGTGACCTGCTGGGATCGGGCACGCTGTCGGGGCCGACCCTGGCGCAGAGCGGCTCTTTGCTGGAGTTGACCACGGGCGGCAAGAACCGCATCACGCTGTCGAACGGCGAAACGCGGGGCTTTCTGGAAGACGGCGATACCGTCGTGCTGCGCGCCTACTGCGAAGGTGCAGGCGCGCGCCGCATCGGCTTCGGCGAATGCCGGGGTACGGTGCTGCCAGCCCGAACGCAAGGCTGAGCTCGCAAGTCGCGACTTGCGCAAACGAGACTCAAGCAAGCGCTTTGCCTCAGGCAAACCCTCTTGGAGCATCCTGGTTTGTGCAAGTCCATCGGCATATATGGGCCTGGAGCCTTGTACATGCAGCAGCTAGATCTGTCTGGAGTGTGGCTGCAGGTCTGTAGGGACCCGCTTTTTCCGGCAGGCCATGGGCACACGAAATGGTGAATGTGCGTCTTCATGGCCTGAGTGCTTCAGCGGCTTGCTCAAAGCGGATCGTATCGCGCATATTTTGGGTTGAACCAGCGCAGATCCTGTTTGCCCAGGCTTTGGAGATGCTCCCGCGTCTGTTGGACAAGAGGCCTTTTCAGATCCTCAGGCTGCAGCGGGCGTGACTTGCCAGCTTCTTCCAGTCGCAGCACGCTGGCCTGCGCGCTGGTGTCGCTGTAGCTGCGCACCACCAGGCTCAGGCCGCCCAACGTAAAGCGGTAGATGTCGTATTCGTAGTAGTGCTCGTAAAAGCCCTCGGCATCGGGCTCACTGGCGTCGATATGGTGGCTGCATTCGACCTGCAGGCTATCTGTGCCCATGCTTTAGCTGCAATCGGTGTGCAGCCGGTGCGTGCCGCACTTCACGCAGCGAAACAGGTAGCCGCCCACCGGATCACCGGTCTTGCTGATGGCCTGCAGATAGTGCTCTGGCATGTTGGCAATATCGGCTTGCAACTCCTGCTCCAGCTGCTTGATTTCGGTATGGTCGGTGTAGCCCACAAAGGCGCAGGGCTCATCGCAATGCACCAGCCATTGCTCCTGCTGCCAGCTGTGATAGCTGGGCGTGCGTTCGCAGACTTCCAGCAGCAGCACGCGATCCATGACGATGCTGTCCGGTTCGTCGGGATCGGCGCTCACGCCTTCAATGCCCAGGTAGTCGTTGAATTC
This window of the Comamonas testosteroni genome carries:
- the hppD gene encoding 4-hydroxyphenylpyruvate dioxygenase; translation: MTDLFENPMGLCGFEFVEFASPADGVLEPLFEKLGFTLVAKHRSKDVVLYRQGGINFIINREPKSQAAYFTAEHGPSACGLAFRVKDAHKAYKRALELGAQPVDIPTGPMELRLPAIKGIGGAPLYLIDRYEDGKSIYDIDFEFLPGVDRNPKGHGFQLVDHLTHNVYRGRMAYWADFYNKLFNFQEIRYFDIQGEYTGLTSKAMTAPDGLIRIPLNEEAKQGGGQIEEFLMKFNGEGIQHIALLCEDLPTAIDSLQMAGIPLLTAPNDIYYENLAKRLPGHGQPVGELQSRGILLDGTTEGGQPRLLLQIFSEPLLGPVFFEFIERKGNYREGFGEGNFKALFESMERDQINRGVLDTAKE
- the fahA gene encoding fumarylacetoacetase, whose product is MSAVLNETLNPQLQSWVVSANAAGCDFPIQNLPFGRFRTLGDSGWRIGVAIGNQVLDLRTAGLIDHADMHRLMQATRQERQALRQALSEGLREGSTKQSAWAPALLPQSAVELGLPCEVGDYTDFYVGIHHASEIGRQFRPDNPLLPNYKWVPIGYHGRASTLQASGSSFHRPMGQSKAPDAAQPVLAPCARLDIELELGIFIGQPNVLGVPVSMREAEQHVFGITLFNDWSARDIQAWEYQPLGPFLSKNFASTVSPWMVTMEALEPFRRPFGRPEGDPDPLPYLDSADNRTCGAIAIQMEVVLQTARMAREGHAGDVISRSNFAEAAYWTVAQLVAHHTVNGCALRAGDLLGSGTLSGPTLAQSGSLLELTTGGKNRITLSNGETRGFLEDGDTVVLRAYCEGAGARRIGFGECRGTVLPARTQG
- a CDS encoding CbrC family protein is translated as MDLPKFRLSPNAYALDLFVAESGICSCCGQARELKYNSSFYSLEEPDYLCPWCIADGSAARHYEGEFNDYLGIEGVSADPDEPDSIVMDRVLLLEVCERTPSYHSWQQEQWLVHCDEPCAFVGYTDHTEIKQLEQELQADIANMPEHYLQAISKTGDPVGGYLFRCVKCGTHRLHTDCS
- a CDS encoding VOC family protein, whose amino-acid sequence is MKIDRIHHVAYRCRDAKETVLWYNQMLKMDFVLAIAEDQVPSTKAPDPYMHIFMDAGNGNVLAFFELPTQPPMGRDPNTPAWVQHIAFRVKDRAELLEFKAHLEANGVDVLGVTDHGAFHSIYFFDPNGHRIELACPDPDEEAMIKRLDAVKWDMLEDWSKTKRAPKHAAFLHEREFQQ
- a CDS encoding RidA family protein; protein product: MNSTATFYPAPGGMPFSSAVRAGGFLMLSGQIPFGEDKRPLTGPIEEQTHAVLKAIAARLEAVGSSLDDVVKANIWLSDLAHFDAFNKVYASYFKEGSYPVRSLVQAQLVFGVGVEIEVQALDKTA